TAGAAGAGGAACACGTTGAGAAAAAGAAAGGAAAAGGGAAGAAGGGGAAAAAAGATAAAGATAAGGAAGATTTGCCGGACTTTGAAAAGGTAAATTGCAGTAATAGTAATACTTTTAATTgaactatatttttcatatcataCATAGGCTTCGTTTCACGTCTCTGCTcatacaagcttttgctcgcggcttcgcataCGTAAAAGAGTTCTCCAGgataagtcccgctatatattttcccgggatagaacgtctataaccttcctcgggttttaaactatctcaacaccaaatttcataaaaatccgcttggtagattttgagaaaatcgatcccATACAAATAGAAAaggaaactttgttttataatgcgTATAGATGGCtaccaaatacaaaaattatactcCCAAATAATTAGGAAATTATGAACGCATTcactttaatttataacataccattaaaataaacttttattcaaACTTCCAgcgaaaatttatgaaaacacaataaaaatatcctgccatatttatttgtttgcgtGCGTGTTCGCAATAAAAATCCGATCGTAAATACTTTTGTCTTTTTCGACGTCTATAAAAAGTGTACCCTAACCTTTGTATCATTACTTCAGTTTAGTATCAAGAAGAcacacgaataaataaaaaatatttacacgttGAATGGATTTCAGTGACAAAGTAcagtgataaaatatatattttttatttctatatctatgtattatattgttatttttttctgtcaAACATTAACCACGCtccgtatttttattatattcataaaacgtaatttttgggaattcaatttattttttattatactttatttttttacagcagTCGTTCTATTCTTTTCGCATTCAATGGTGTAATAGTAAAACACTTAATTATtccgaaataattttaatagagaaacgatcacatattttattaatcaagtaACACAAACAGCCAAAGAATtggaaaaaaatgaataaaaaagaacGTGAAGCGTGGATGCTGCAGAGGATAGAAGAATGGCGAGCGGAGAAAGAAGCTGAAAAGTTAGTTAATCCTCTCCTTATATCATAACCAATCATAATCCAAACCCATCCTTTATCAATAGTATTAAGCCTTTGCTCGGCTCGTAACCATGCTATCACGCCCAAATAGCAGTATAATCTGAATCTTCGCTCGGTTCTTTTCTGGATAAATCGTAATTCCATAAGCATCTGCCTACCCTTCAAAGGACACAggcaatcatatttttaattctcgTGTTCAGACAAGCAATCCTGGCGGGAGCAAAGGAGAAACGCGCTGCTCTGGCCAGAGAGCGCGCTGAGAAGATGGCGAAGGATAACGCGGAAGAAGAAGTTAGAAGAGACATACTGCAGAAGACTGTGAACTTGTTTCAGAGTGCGTCCATATTGAAATTATGTATTAGTGAATTTTAAGTCGTTAtgttacttcttactaatattataagtgctttgaaaatgcaaaaaaatgtcCAGAAGTACACGAAATTACATATTTTCTGTTCGCAGAATTCGAGAGGCAGAAAATGAATTTCGAAAACAAGAAACAAATGGAAGCAGAGGTAACGTTACGACTTCAAGGCGGATTGACTTACTagccaaataattattaagttattattgtGCTTTTTCTAAAGTGGCAACAATACCTGCGCTGCGACGGTCTGCCCGACCCCCGGGTGGTGACACAGATGAACACGTACCTGCATCTGTGGCAGCAACAGAACTTCTGCGACAGTAAAGAGTTGGAGAAACGATGCATAGAAGTGCTACCGGTATGGACGATTGTTACTTCTTTTGAAGAAACTTGAGCAATTTTCTCAGTACTGATTGTGTAGGAACCGGCCTACTGCTTTCTTGCGTATCCACGAATAATATTTGAACCATGCATAAccttaaattgtaatatattgccTAACGATGTATCGCACTAGGCACCCAAATTATATCAACATAGAGTCTCACAATATAATTCCCAATAATCCCGCTGGCCACAATGTTCTTGACATCGAAACTGAAGTACGATAATATAATGACCAGTAAACATGCGGGctaaaatgttctttaaatcGGAACTCAAGTGTTCCATGATACTGATTGGTAGAAATAAATGAAGCGATGGTAGCTACCTACTCTTCTGTATTAGATAAACTTACCTTGTATTTTCGACTTAAGTTGAAAgtacatttcatttaaataatttttttaatatgaaaattttattgaatacacaaacttaataaaataagaatattctTTGTTCTATCTTAGATGCTAGAAATGCTAGAAGAGTTTGTGGCAAATTCGCGACAGTACACAGCGCTACAAGCACAAAGCTATAATGAGGTAAACtcaataattaatatcttaCATTCGTTCTTTCAATTTCATTCACTTTTTCATGTCATCATCATACCACAGGTTCGACTGGCACTCAGAGAACAACTTTCCGAAGCCATACAAGCGGCCTCATACACTTTGCTAAGGGACCTAGAGAAGAACCTCAAATTCGACTCAATAAAATTGGCTTCATACGAACGCGAGTTCAAAGGTCTACGTCTGAACTTGTGGGTCGCCATCAGAATGCCCACTAGGAAACCTAAGCCAATTGAACCTGAGCCGTGAGTGTTTTTAACAATAATGATTAGACCTATTGGCCCTTTTGATTTATATCATCACCCATAAAACTCTAATTTCCACTAGAATCAGGATGAAATATTTCAAGGGTTAATATTCCTTTGGTAACCTTATTGAGAGTACCCGATGTAATCTAcatctgtatttatttatcagaAGCTTTTAACAGGTTTTCTTCAATAGTGGTACTAACCTGATCTAATACAATCCTACATCTATTTAACTATTTTAGTGAACCAGTAGAGCTGTCGTTCCCTGCCATGCGAGTGGGCGTGAAGCTGCCAAAGATCATCGACGGGTCGTGCGTATGCGTGCGCGCCGCCAGATCCATGATAGACCTCATCAGTGAGAGTTCCAGGTCCTTCGCGTTGGCAGCTGAGATGCCAAACAGATATGTGGGTGAGGTCCTACACTCTCATATACTAGTCGTGTTGTCAGGTACTTTTTGAATGTACAAAGTTTCCCTTACTTAGACAGACAgtacagaattttaaattagtcCGGTTAAGACCATTTCAAACAATATCTTTACGctttattttacgcaaaaatcTTTTCATCATTATATTCATCTTGATAGGTggtttaagtatttaattatatttatcaaattatcaTCGTCAGATCTCTTCGTTTTCAACGTGAAGGAACACATAGACACTTACAAACTGAAGAAGGAACAGGACGAGATACGAAGTAAATTCTACAAGGAGATCAGGGAAAAAATACGAGAATTGGAAAATTTTCTAAAGGCCAATCCGTAAGAACGTAACGTCTTTATTATCACTGTTCTAATTAGAACTATCGTTTAAACCAAATTACGGGGGTTATGATTACGTAAAACTTCCCAATCAGCAAAAAATTTGCAGGCATGGATATTTGGCATAATTTATTGTGACCCCATACTAAAAACTATACCTTCGTCAGGTCAGTCGCAAATGAAGAGTTGCTTTCACCACcctatacaaatttatttgataGACCAATCAGTCTATAGAAGCACCACCAGAACTAGTGATTTCtagtttaacattaatattcttCTATAGCTACACAAAGAACGAGAAGGAGAAAGAAGATTTAGACAATTACAACATGGCGGAACCACCTTTTCTGCCAGATCCGAGGACTTACTTCGCTGAACAAAATGGTAACGTACTGTTACATTTTACCTTTTTTTGGGGGGGCACGGAAAGTGGCTTTACTGCACCTGAAGGTGAGTGAAGAGCTAAAGAGCcccggacggtcggcacagttatgccgaCCTGCTTTTCACACTCCGTTTGAAAGACGCTAAGTTGTAAGAAGAAGGGAAtatgttttgctggtggtaggatatattcatATACAGTCAACATTCTTTTGAACCTTACTTCACATACCATAAGGTTCAGAAGGGTCACTTTTCTGTGCTCGTTTAAAAACAAATGCTAGCATGGCATGCTGGCTTCATCTTATtctataatactattttacatGGGAATTTCAAGGGCCTTAAATATGTCACGGGCCTTATATGCTGCCTACTCATATGAAGACCTTAAATATTTTCTCTCTCAGAGTTGGCTTTCAAAAAATACCTGAAGACATGCATGACGAGAACGAGGCCTGGCGAAATAAATTTAAGGAAGTATAGGTATGTTTACAATATTGATATATTCTCAAATGCCACTCCAGTTTGGGATCGGTGCAACACAATGTTCGATTTATGTAGTAGTAAGAACTAAGACTGGCTTAGTTTTAACGACCACCAATAATGTCAAGCCGAATCACACAATAACTCAATGTACtagatatgtatttttaaagcaaaacaatttatgctagtggtagggtatattttatatccgcccggatagcgaccaccgtacacaaggtgttaaaacccgccatagtcactcacgtaagtgtgtcgcgttccggaatcagcctgtatacaacaggttccaacaggccggcataattgtgtcgactgtcgagagttaatcatctctcgccagtgacattctattggaccccactccacttaccatcaggttcagtggggtcactttgccatataaataaaatacatttctttattatttagaacCAAATATTTTCTCCAGGATTTGCGGCGGTGTGCTAAACCTGGATCTCCTGACGACTCCCCCACAGCCTAAACGGATGCAGGGATCTGTCATAGTGACTACCTGTGAGTAGATCATTTTCTtttgtaagaatttattttatattacctacaCCTACAACTAGATGGCCAGATGGCAAGCAGCTCGCCTTATATTAAAAGATACGACAATCTATATACAATAGCAGCAACAGCAGTGCTTTACATCGCACAGGGTCGCACTGCACTTCCCTCATCGTTCTAAAATATGTGAAGTTAAGGCTctcacatattttaattttacaagtaaCTGGAGGGTAGAATAGGTAGCCGACAAAGTTAAGCATGACTTCCCCACTCTATATCTAACTTCATCCAATGGACCTTCTAGAAAACTTGGCCCCTCACTGATATTTTAGctgatcattttgacattttacTTTGATGTAAAAATAGCATCATTTTGTTCGTCTGTCTGTCAAAACAGACGAACAAAATgatgttgaaatttatatcaagttCTCGGGTCTATAGTTTCTTTCAGCTGTATAAAAATCAAACTAATAAGTCAACTCGACCAAAATATTCTTCTTTGATTTTGGTGACGAGCTTGTTTACGAAGCTATTCCGCCAATGTCACGTTGTTACAGACTGCAGATTTCTGAGGTACTATAAATGAATTTCTTTATGTTGGAGAATTTCACAAACGAATTAAAACCTATACTGCTCATAAACCTAGAACCATGAGATTTGGTAAGAAGCaatgtattacaataaaataaaaaatctaagaacagtaaatatgtactttactAACAAAAAGAGATAGTTTGTTCGGAACCGTCGGTGCGCATGCCAAACTcgctattatttgttttattaattaaaatttacttataagaACTAATATTGCTCTTAAAAATTACGATATTTAACATTAAGAGTCTTAACTAATATACATCTTAACCCGTCTTAGAATAATCAGTATTTACTTAACATCAAAGTTAAATTACAAATGCAATAGTGTAACAAAGCAGAGATTaagttaaatacttattataaacgtTTATTTGTAAACGTTAAAACACCTATAACTAAAACCTTAAAATATTCAACTCAATTAATATGGAATAAcgcagaaaaataattaaaacgtgGTGACAAAAAGATGCTTGAAACATTAatttacatcattttaataGACTGTGACCACTTGAGTACTTGTCAA
The sequence above is drawn from the Manduca sexta isolate Smith_Timp_Sample1 chromosome 28, JHU_Msex_v1.0, whole genome shotgun sequence genome and encodes:
- the LOC115446371 gene encoding dynein intermediate chain CFAP94, axonemal, which encodes MAKKDKKGGKDEGNEPPETDVQEEILVATTDLEPEPEEVQFTDTSYTSASFESIPPVIEEPKAKKKKGKKGKAEVVEVAKKTSSEMMQWSQESLPAEEQQKVEEEHVEKKKGKGKKGKKDKDKEDLPDFEKPKNWKKMNKKEREAWMLQRIEEWRAEKEAEKQAILAGAKEKRAALARERAEKMAKDNAEEEVRRDILQKTVNLFQKFERQKMNFENKKQMEAEWQQYLRCDGLPDPRVVTQMNTYLHLWQQQNFCDSKELEKRCIEVLPMLEMLEEFVANSRQYTALQAQSYNEVRLALREQLSEAIQAASYTLLRDLEKNLKFDSIKLASYEREFKGLRLNLWVAIRMPTRKPKPIEPEPEPVELSFPAMRVGVKLPKIIDGSCVCVRAARSMIDLISESSRSFALAAEMPNRYVDLFVFNVKEHIDTYKLKKEQDEIRSKFYKEIREKIRELENFLKANPYTKNEKEKEDLDNYNMAEPPFLPDPRTYFAEQNELAFKKYLKTCMTRTRPGEINLRKYRICGGVLNLDLLTTPPQPKRMQGSVIVTTFQLPKTLQPMKYQVQYRAPSPPPPGVTRTPEEIEQEIKKVEAQYEKLALVFIDLPQDVMWSEPPIICQWQEQRKLWTSNYVNDYKFNEDKLTVQFRTGVLWPIGIATLRYSNLPFQGWDIRPDPESKGVIITVTGVCVTVTWVCIGNSVRLKWIANATTSALKEHYNRPYSVKRMLQIMREAACDFFPDFDGYSHVEGSCPKEWVSERHNYHAMAFLSRAYNFQWSRWNAAAGYRNIIMQIREAVDTKREAKFQLLYVTPQRATILKANEMTQDFNTQPMVGLPFYPDLFTLNMSYGSVDARRTTFNMKYRLVETVFDMLQELKLSSFC